acattgaccttcataactcaaaaaggtgacgagtaaaaaaaatttctttacgtgcattttatagccgactaaaaaccatgtaaattttccttattaaactttcttctaacttcaaccagttacgagatatttgctcggacatttatggacggacaccctgtatatatataatctattaTGGCCGAGAAGTGTaccaacacatttaaattaatgaaatggcTAACTAACTGATCGAAAGCGAATCTTAGTGCTCCGTGATAATTTCCTAAATTTGAATTTGCAGTCTTTCAAGTTACCTCATGTCTGCGATATTTATGGGAAAGAATTGCTTCTTGCTTTTTTCCGAGATTGTAAATGGCACTGTTGTCGTTGATGCTTCATCATAATACTCAgctatttctcaaaatttgtgaaattttggCACGTATAACGCATATAATGAGTACTGCTTATACGTTCCGTTACGAAGCTGTGTAAGCCGAGATTGGAGTAATATAATCTTTTCTGATGAATCATCTTTTTGGGCACTCACTACCATGACACACGCCTGGACAACATCCGCCAGCAGGTTATTTCAACGAACTGTAAAACACCCTGTCAAGATCCATGCTTAGCGGTGTTTCTCAAAGAAGGGGTTTAGAAACCTGTACCTGTTCACATCCAATTTAAACTCTCAAAAAAAGATCTTTTACCGACTGCCAAACGTCATTTCATCGAAAAAAAACGAGGATTGGATCCTTCAAGAGGATAATAATCCTAAGCACCGTAGTAGAACGTGTGGCTCGTGGAAAGAGGAAAATAGCATCGTGACATCTTGAATTGGCCAGCACAATCACCTAATGCCAATTGAAAATGTGTGGGCGTTCATCAAGATAAAGTTTCGTAGGAAAAagattcgtaattttttttttgtttgataaaaaaatattcattttttattttatgtaatttaggaACAAAATATCGCAGAGATGAAACTAAAAGACATTTAAAGTTcaatctttctttctctttaaaatacatttttaaaaactgatttttttcattgaaataattttcgtGAGATGCGAGATAGTTACAAGCATTTCTCAACTTTTGACCAGTatcatacattaaaaataaatatcttaattaaattattttatacatatttgtgtaaatttttatttatttaattaaacatttttattttaattaaataaataaataaaaatacatattaaaataaaatatataaaatacaaataaaaattatacaattcaaaattaaattacatattacataccTGTTATAGTTCCAGGCCTCTGAATAATTAGTATAGGTATTTTCGCCATAATGTTTTCATCGTAATATCGGTCATTTGCTATACCAGGTACAAGACACTCACTTCTGAGTTTATTAATAGTGCCTGTGGATACGCAAGAACTGCTAACGATATGACGTACTTCTGTATCCCAAATAGGAGAACAACTTGAATTAGCTACTGGCTGATGAATTGAAACTAATCGAGAAAATGTTTCTGTTACTTCAGTACTACATTTCGTTCTTTTCTCAGGTAAATGAAAACGTGGATCTAAAACAGTAACTGCAGTAATCATATTTGGTGGTAAATGATTCGGCGATTCCAAAGACTTCAGTGTTTGCCACAATTGTGCTTGTACTTTAAAAGCCTCCATATTTTCTTGTTTCTTATAGTAATCAATATACCATGCCTTTTTACCAAGTTCTATACTCAAATATTTGAAAGTTGTAGTGTCTTCCTCACTTATTTCGTCGATCGCCATCTTCTCTGTAAATTGCACGTCATTATCtactaatattttacttatgttcctcattttattatttaacgagCTGTCGTTATCTTCTGAAACAGTGTGATCTGAAAAAAGATCTGATTCATTTAAGGATGGCAATTGTAATGCTTTTGTTAGTACATTTAGAGCTAATATCCCATGAAGTCGAAATCTGTTCAACGCATTTCTTAATATGATCATTTTACAACCTGTATCATTCATATATGAACAATTCAAGTTACGGATAGTATTGGTTGCATCTTGTTCAGCATCATTCAGCTTAAATTCGAAACTCGATATAATTTCAATGAGAAAATCGTCGTAGAAGGCAGGATGCACCCAGATCCAAATAGTCTTAATATCTGTTTGAATGTCCAATTTGTTTGgccgccaaaaaaattttacattaccaATAGGAAAATGCGGATATCCATCTCTTTTAAAAAACATCAAAGTACCTTCCCTATGAccgttaatatatttttttgctgcAAAAGTCAATGTCGACGGATTACAATGCGTTCTTAAAGTTGTcttcaataaattttcatttcccGTAATTTCGACGCAAGTATAGTAGGAAATGTCTTGCAAGAGACAGTATTTTGCGGCGGCTCGATAGTTAGCTCTAAAACACCTGTCGTTTGAATATCTAGCAATTCTATATCCCCATTTGTCGATCATGTGAAAGCGCTTTGCGTGCCAGATGTGCGTTTCCAACCAAATTTTGTTACGCTGCCTGCGATTATATTCGGACAGTAAATTGCGTGGTCTTCTACGATGCTTTCGGGACGGTCGCTTCTTTATTAATGGTTTTTTACCGTTTGCAGATTTTGCCATTTGCGCTTTGTGCACTTCTCGCAATCTGCGTGGCATTCTTTTGGAATTATGAGACATAACACGTCTACGCATATATATAGGAAGCTTTTGATATATCAACTTGTTTTGTTTAGGATTCTctgcaagaaataaaataattaataaaatataaaaataattataattatttttaaataattataaaaattttataattataaaaatttaattataaatttgaaaaatctttaagtatacgatttatttttattatgtgaacataaataatttcagtaaactgattaattttgtaataataaatttcaataataaaaatttaccacgtatctaaaattttatgtaatttttatgctttaaaactttctttaaagcataattttttaaatcttgaaataatttttatacaaatttgatggcagattctattttttatttcattatataatataataagtacAAAATCTAGTAATTAAGttctaaattaaaattccattaaaaaataaaatacacttaAATTGtccaaaaaatgaaattttgtttatgaATAGCTGCACATATTACTATTTATGAAAagcttcttaatttttataatttaaaattctgaaattatTCCCAAAATATACAgaacattgaaaaatattgatgagacgtagcaatattaaaatgtgaatgttttttttcaatttcgaatccatataaattttttatcattaattattaatattgctggaatattgatattaatcaaattatcttttaaaaattaaaaaaatatgcacatattttttcacta
The window above is part of the Solenopsis invicta isolate M01_SB chromosome 8, UNIL_Sinv_3.0, whole genome shotgun sequence genome. Proteins encoded here:
- the LOC105203365 gene encoding ribonucleases P/MRP protein subunit POP1 isoform X1 — encoded protein: MKKKQFDDLGDCQSLPHEVSIMKFVSSRAYEISAMTSSIENPKQNKLIYQKLPIYMRRRVMSHNSKRMPRRLREVHKAQMAKSANGKKPLIKKRPSRKHRRRPRNLLSEYNRRQRNKIWLETHIWHAKRFHMIDKWGYRIARYSNDRCFRANYRAAAKYCLLQDISYYTCVEITGNENLLKTTLRTHCNPSTLTFAAKKYINGHREGTLMFFKRDGYPHFPIGNVKFFWRPNKLDIQTDIKTIWIWVHPAFYDDFLIEIISSFEFKLNDAEQDATNTIRNLNCSYMNDTGCKMIILRNALNRFRLHGILALNVLTKALQLPSLNESDLFSDHTVSEDNDSSLNNKMRNISKILVDNDVQFTEKMAIDEISEEDTTTFKYLSIELGKKAWYIDYYKKQENMEAFKVQAQLWQTLKSLESPNHLPPNMITAVTVLDPRFHLPEKRTKCSTEVTETFSRLVSIHQPVANSSCSPIWDTEVRHIVSSSCVSTGTINKLRSECLVPGIANDRYYDENIMAKIPILIIQRPGTITGFGSGVDVIVPGRWAMPFWLAFIMQCARVGALRESRSIIFESLNSNASDIIDPDSPAYMREALLTKKELTNKYFCYPPNRRVNFVKLGICSPFFCDWKNLTKDWSGNENFYILRNQELLLHLQANICFVQNKNTKLLAQNTQSDFTNLNDYKNCLICVQISMIGKGSPKKFAIICMPTTEDLMKFENDKKCLGPVEKCHNDPNEKVRKTLRKNHLMLLKRLRRQRVRLNRALKNNALKLLEEESIGKLNESKRVTISSHRKIITDHSVKMSEMYLPKCTEVRYSCDREVIGFITLGDFSFSQAKGIGMGYITLPSLLEMINKKFNIVLVRNIQTRQYRLAELNILGV
- the LOC105203365 gene encoding ribonucleases P/MRP protein subunit POP1 isoform X2, producing MKKKQFDDLGDCQSLPHEVSIMKFVSSRAYEISAMTSSIENPKQNKLIYQKLPIYMRRRVMSHNSKRMPRRLREVHKAQMAKSANGKKPLIKKRPSRKHRRRPRNLLSEYNRRQRNKIWLETHIWHAKRFHMIDKWGYRIARYSNDRCFRANYRAAAKYCLLQDISYYTCVEITGNENLLKTTLRTHCNPSTLTFAAKKYINGHREDIKTIWIWVHPAFYDDFLIEIISSFEFKLNDAEQDATNTIRNLNCSYMNDTGCKMIILRNALNRFRLHGILALNVLTKALQLPSLNESDLFSDHTVSEDNDSSLNNKMRNISKILVDNDVQFTEKMAIDEISEEDTTTFKYLSIELGKKAWYIDYYKKQENMEAFKVQAQLWQTLKSLESPNHLPPNMITAVTVLDPRFHLPEKRTKCSTEVTETFSRLVSIHQPVANSSCSPIWDTEVRHIVSSSCVSTGTINKLRSECLVPGIANDRYYDENIMAKIPILIIQRPGTITGFGSGVDVIVPGRWAMPFWLAFIMQCARVGALRESRSIIFESLNSNASDIIDPDSPAYMREALLTKKELTNKYFCYPPNRRVNFVKLGICSPFFCDWKNLTKDWSGNENFYILRNQELLLHLQANICFVQNKNTKLLAQNTQSDFTNLNDYKNCLICVQISMIGKGSPKKFAIICMPTTEDLMKFENDKKCLGPVEKCHNDPNEKVRKTLRKNHLMLLKRLRRQRVRLNRALKNNALKLLEEESIGKLNESKRVTISSHRKIITDHSVKMSEMYLPKCTEVRYSCDREVIGFITLGDFSFSQAKGIGMGYITLPSLLEMINKKFNIVLVRNIQTRQYRLAELNILGV
- the LOC105203365 gene encoding ribonucleases P/MRP protein subunit POP1 isoform X3, with product MRRRVMSHNSKRMPRRLREVHKAQMAKSANGKKPLIKKRPSRKHRRRPRNLLSEYNRRQRNKIWLETHIWHAKRFHMIDKWGYRIARYSNDRCFRANYRAAAKYCLLQDISYYTCVEITGNENLLKTTLRTHCNPSTLTFAAKKYINGHREGTLMFFKRDGYPHFPIGNVKFFWRPNKLDIQTDIKTIWIWVHPAFYDDFLIEIISSFEFKLNDAEQDATNTIRNLNCSYMNDTGCKMIILRNALNRFRLHGILALNVLTKALQLPSLNESDLFSDHTVSEDNDSSLNNKMRNISKILVDNDVQFTEKMAIDEISEEDTTTFKYLSIELGKKAWYIDYYKKQENMEAFKVQAQLWQTLKSLESPNHLPPNMITAVTVLDPRFHLPEKRTKCSTEVTETFSRLVSIHQPVANSSCSPIWDTEVRHIVSSSCVSTGTINKLRSECLVPGIANDRYYDENIMAKIPILIIQRPGTITGFGSGVDVIVPGRWAMPFWLAFIMQCARVGALRESRSIIFESLNSNASDIIDPDSPAYMREALLTKKELTNKYFCYPPNRRVNFVKLGICSPFFCDWKNLTKDWSGNENFYILRNQELLLHLQANICFVQNKNTKLLAQNTQSDFTNLNDYKNCLICVQISMIGKGSPKKFAIICMPTTEDLMKFENDKKCLGPVEKCHNDPNEKVRKTLRKNHLMLLKRLRRQRVRLNRALKNNALKLLEEESIGKLNESKRVTISSHRKIITDHSVKMSEMYLPKCTEVRYSCDREVIGFITLGDFSFSQAKGIGMGYITLPSLLEMINKKFNIVLVRNIQTRQYRLAELNILGV